The Solibacillus sp. FSL R7-0682 genome includes a window with the following:
- a CDS encoding ABC transporter ATP-binding protein, translated as MSEKLLTVKDLRVSFITDESEFEAVKGVSFHINAGETVGIVGESGSGKSVTARSIMRLLPSPPSFLKSGTIEFHGKNLVLQSEKQMEAIRGKDISMIFQDPMTSTNPTIRIGEQIAEGLVKHQGLSNKEAFAKTIELLKLVGIKNSEERYNQYPHEFSGGMRQRVMIAMALACNPSLLIADEPTTALDVTIQAQILSLMKEMQQRLGTSIILITHDLGVVAGMCDRVIVMKEGEVVEQGTTEEIFANPQHDYTKRLLHALPKLHEKKEPKVIPNLAPELDMTVPLVEVKNISKHFEMAKGNVLKAVDDLSFQIYPGETLGLVGESGSGKSTTGRTLLQLHEPTDGEVLYKGVPVSRLTKNELKSMRRHMQIIFQDPYSSLNPRKKVLDIIGEALDLHKLTTSKEQRRSRVEELLELVGLKKEHALRYPHEFSGGQRQRIGIARALAVEPQFIVCDEPLSALDVSIQKQVVDLLKDLQQRLGLTYLFIAHDLSMVKHISDRVAVMYGGKIVELAESEELYSNPKHPYTKMLLNSIPIPDPAIEKKKKREVMNEEQLMSNRFDVENAKLVEVSDGHWVAI; from the coding sequence ATGAGTGAAAAACTACTAACGGTAAAGGATTTACGCGTTTCATTTATAACTGATGAGTCGGAATTTGAAGCCGTGAAAGGTGTAAGTTTCCATATAAATGCAGGTGAAACTGTCGGAATTGTAGGGGAGTCTGGAAGTGGTAAAAGTGTAACAGCAAGATCAATTATGCGTTTATTACCTTCCCCCCCCTCTTTTTTGAAGTCGGGAACGATCGAATTCCACGGCAAAAATCTCGTGTTACAATCTGAAAAACAAATGGAAGCAATTCGAGGAAAAGATATTAGTATGATTTTCCAAGATCCGATGACGTCAACAAATCCAACGATTCGTATTGGGGAACAAATTGCAGAAGGTTTAGTTAAACACCAAGGCTTATCGAATAAAGAAGCGTTCGCCAAAACAATCGAACTATTAAAATTAGTCGGCATTAAAAATAGCGAAGAACGTTACAATCAATATCCGCATGAATTTAGTGGTGGAATGCGCCAACGTGTAATGATTGCGATGGCGTTAGCTTGTAACCCTTCCCTACTCATTGCAGATGAACCAACAACCGCGTTAGACGTTACAATTCAAGCACAAATTCTTTCATTAATGAAAGAAATGCAACAACGACTTGGCACGTCAATTATTTTAATTACGCACGATTTAGGGGTTGTGGCCGGTATGTGTGATCGCGTGATCGTTATGAAAGAGGGCGAGGTAGTTGAGCAAGGTACAACCGAAGAAATTTTCGCCAATCCGCAGCATGATTACACGAAGCGTTTACTACATGCTCTACCAAAATTGCATGAAAAGAAAGAACCAAAAGTAATCCCAAATTTAGCGCCTGAGCTCGATATGACTGTGCCACTTGTTGAAGTGAAAAACATATCAAAGCATTTTGAAATGGCAAAAGGCAATGTGCTAAAGGCAGTTGATGATTTATCATTTCAAATTTATCCTGGTGAAACATTAGGTCTTGTTGGTGAATCTGGTTCTGGAAAATCAACTACCGGGCGTACTCTATTACAATTACACGAACCAACTGATGGCGAAGTGTTGTATAAAGGTGTTCCGGTAAGTCGACTTACGAAAAATGAGTTAAAAAGTATGCGTCGACATATGCAAATCATTTTCCAAGATCCATATTCGAGTTTAAATCCAAGGAAAAAGGTGCTCGATATTATTGGAGAAGCATTAGATTTACATAAGTTAACGACATCAAAAGAACAGCGTCGTTCTCGTGTAGAGGAATTGTTAGAGCTCGTCGGCTTGAAAAAAGAACATGCACTACGCTATCCGCATGAATTCAGTGGTGGTCAACGCCAGCGCATCGGTATCGCTCGCGCACTTGCTGTAGAGCCTCAATTTATTGTGTGCGATGAACCATTATCTGCACTCGATGTATCGATTCAAAAGCAAGTCGTTGATTTATTAAAAGATTTACAGCAACGTCTTGGGTTAACGTATTTATTTATCGCGCATGATTTATCAATGGTGAAACATATTAGTGACCGTGTCGCTGTTATGTACGGTGGTAAAATTGTCGAACTTGCCGAAAGTGAAGAATTATACAGCAACCCAAAGCATCCATATACAAAAATGCTACTTAACTCGATTCCAATCCCTGATCCAGCGATTGAAAAGAAGAAAAAACGCGAAGTGATGAATGAAGAACAGCTTATGTCAAATCGATTTGATGTAGAAAATGCAAAGTTAGTTGAAGTATCAGATGGACATTGGGTAGCAATATAA
- a CDS encoding amidohydrolase, which produces MKQQLFKSMEQNEAIFAKMAKDIWDHPQVGYEETYASEVQRNFLLEQGFRISTNTGDVATAFMAEWGTGAPIIGFLGEFDALPGLSQQTTTTHLPIVEGGPGHGCGHNLLGTAGVEAVVALKNMMEKENIAGTIRYYGCPAEELLSGKSFMAREGVFDDLDIVYTWHPGTYNMAVHPSMQALTGVEFFFKGRTAHAAAAPHLGRSALDGVEIMNVGANYLREHVPDGSRIHYQITNGGLAPNIVPDEASVFYFLRGATREAVDDLLRRLIRVAEGAAHMTETTVSWKIKSGCYDSLPNMTLNNQMFAQWQELPPLQFSEEEEVYAKELQQSIDPSVFAGANQQLAMMGGDVGNVLIKDQLNLPQLFRQSMPGSSDLGDVSWIAPLGQVTTVCAPHGVQLHTWQATSSFGTSIGMKGMHYAAKTMAGAALDSLVNPQVIATAKAEFDRLRAGKEYICAIPAEVKAPKPTTNLQ; this is translated from the coding sequence ATGAAACAACAACTGTTTAAATCGATGGAACAAAATGAGGCTATTTTTGCAAAAATGGCGAAGGATATTTGGGACCATCCACAAGTAGGCTATGAAGAGACATATGCATCTGAAGTGCAGAGAAACTTTTTACTCGAACAAGGTTTCCGTATTTCAACAAATACTGGCGACGTGGCAACAGCTTTTATGGCGGAATGGGGTACAGGAGCACCAATTATTGGATTTCTAGGTGAATTTGATGCGTTACCAGGTTTGAGTCAGCAAACAACGACAACTCATTTACCAATCGTAGAAGGTGGTCCTGGACATGGATGCGGACATAATTTATTAGGAACTGCTGGAGTGGAAGCAGTTGTAGCATTAAAAAACATGATGGAGAAGGAGAACATTGCCGGTACAATTCGCTATTATGGCTGTCCAGCAGAGGAATTATTATCAGGAAAATCATTTATGGCACGTGAAGGGGTATTTGATGATTTAGATATCGTCTACACATGGCATCCTGGCACATATAATATGGCGGTTCATCCGTCTATGCAAGCATTAACTGGGGTGGAATTTTTCTTCAAAGGTCGCACGGCACACGCTGCAGCTGCACCTCATTTAGGGAGAAGTGCATTAGATGGGGTGGAAATAATGAACGTTGGTGCAAACTATTTACGTGAGCATGTTCCTGATGGCTCTCGTATTCATTACCAAATTACAAATGGGGGATTAGCGCCGAATATCGTTCCTGATGAGGCAAGTGTGTTTTATTTTTTGCGAGGTGCAACACGCGAAGCAGTGGATGATTTATTACGCCGTTTAATTCGTGTAGCAGAAGGCGCGGCCCATATGACAGAAACAACTGTTTCCTGGAAGATAAAGTCGGGTTGCTATGATTCGCTACCAAATATGACGTTAAATAATCAAATGTTTGCCCAATGGCAGGAGTTACCGCCACTCCAATTTTCAGAAGAAGAGGAAGTATACGCGAAAGAGCTTCAACAATCAATAGATCCATCTGTTTTTGCGGGAGCGAATCAGCAGCTTGCGATGATGGGGGGCGATGTGGGCAATGTTTTAATTAAAGATCAGTTAAACCTCCCTCAACTATTCCGTCAATCTATGCCGGGTTCAAGTGATTTAGGTGATGTCTCATGGATTGCACCACTCGGACAAGTGACAACAGTTTGTGCCCCTCATGGAGTACAGTTGCATACATGGCAGGCGACATCTTCTTTTGGGACTTCTATCGGAATGAAGGGCATGCACTATGCTGCGAAAACAATGGCGGGTGCTGCACTTGATTCATTAGTAAATCCACAAGTGATTGCGACGGCAAAAGCAGAATTTGACCGGTTACGTGCAGGGAAAGAATATATTTGTGCAATCCCAGCTGAAGTGAAGGCACCAAAGCCAACTACAAATTTACAATAA